The Drosophila sulfurigaster albostrigata strain 15112-1811.04 chromosome 3, ASM2355843v2, whole genome shotgun sequence genomic sequence tagcattttgtgGTTGAAATaacaagtatttttgtattgtagaaaaatgaaacgaaatatAAAACAGCATTTACATATTTGTGTATTGATTGAATTGCTGTGTTTAATGTTTGTAGCTACCATATTGTAAGCATAAATGcgtcaaaaaaaaagcagtTAATAGAAAACGAATTTACGATGCtacgattttaaatttttggcatacCTTTGTATATCAATCTATGTGAAtgttttatcttattttttttctctctgatTACAGTTTTATTTACAGTAAATAACACTctcgaaaattataaaagcaccccctttttatatttgtttatttaattactaaCATGTAAGGAAGGTTTCAAAGGTAAGTTTTTAACAAGCAGAAGTTGTCTCCTAATGCAAATTGGGTTGGTATATTTAGCCgatgatataataatatacatatatcaatgtatatattttacatatagcAGATagagtaaatatgtaaataggTTCATAGACAGGTAACTTGTTGTCTCACAAACAAATAatcttttttataaaatattattcacaactaagattaaaaaaacgtaactttaaattttctgttgctgaaaaataaagcacactcactcacttcaCGAGTGTAGCGAATACATATTGGGAATTGAGGGATTGGCAAAATCATGAGAATCGAATACGGTCTTCAGGGCAATCACAGTGAGGATGAAGGCAGTCATATGTATGAAAGCGTGGATGAGTTTCAGCGTCTTCTTGCGCAGGGTGTAAAAGGCGCGATAGATAAGAATAGAATTCCCATACAAGTAGATAAATCCAATAGTCATAAAGAACGGATGCCAGTTAAACTCGATCTTCGGATTCGATGAAAAGTGCTAGAAAATCCAGATGCCAACCAACACAATCATCGCCAGGCCACACAGCTGAGCCAGGCCTCACATAGAGAAGCTTAAAGACGATCATTGCGGGATCCGAAGCGGACTTGTTGTCtgtgatttttattgttgttctgttatttttattgctacAGCTGCTGTCATTGCTTGCGGATACAAATCATTTGAGATGGTTTGCACTTTTAGATTACACCTCACAGGCAATAGAAGTGCCGCTTGTTGGaccaaattcaaaataatacgCAGCGAAATGCAATGCAGCCAAACGAGCGGCTCAAAGTGCAATACACGAAGAGTAAATAAATGTGACGGATATTCTAACTGTTCTGTGAAATCAATGCAGCATCGCTATATTAAGCAATGCAGCACCACATGCAaacataaacttttttttactaGAATTTATTGATTATGAAGTTAAAATCACAGTGTCTGACTCAAACATTTTATCAGCAtttttaacaagtaagaaatcaaCAGATGAGTCTGTTCGAATAAAGGTAAAACAGTGCTTTATTTGCTATATTCATATacaattacattcaaaatatacaaaatataccagattttaaaacaaagcatTGAATGTGCTCGACTACGACTTACCCaatactcattttgaataaagtcAAAACAGTGCAACAATTttcttaaagtataccaaactaatataccaaaatataccaacatctTTATTTGCTATATTAATGCATATACTCTTACATTCAAAACATATCGTAGAGTTTAAAAAGTACCAGA encodes the following:
- the LOC133845242 gene encoding plasma membrane ascorbate-dependent reductase CYBRD1-like, producing the protein MIVFKLLYHFSSNPKIEFNWHPFFMTIGFIYLYGNSILIYRAFYTLRKKTLKLIHAFIHMTAFILTVIALKTVFDSHDFANPSIPNMYSLHS